A genomic stretch from Petrimonas mucosa includes:
- a CDS encoding SusC/RagA family TonB-linked outer membrane protein translates to MNREIENRNNTLTESQQQQKKNITGIIVDAAGVPVIGANIIEVGTTNGTVTDADGKFSLMVDNNARIRVTYIGYVEQLIDTKWKNNFEIRLLEDTQALEELVVIGYGTVKKKDLTGSVSSVSPRDFRAQPVQGISEMIAGRVAGVMVTQTNGDASASTKIRIRGSNSLNGSNDPLYIVDGVPMGSYSPSDVESIEVLKDASATAIYGSRGANGVVLITTKRGSTGGPYAEVVANTSFATYPKFYDLLDGKEFGVFYNQYFGTNLVFPEYNTDWQKVLTQTGIRQNYQANISGGTDKMNFYVGGNYIHNQGTIKNNDSENYRLRSNFDFKLGSRFSGKVDLSVGQSRSHNSNEFTSKGPLFSALQWSPCLPTIDENGNYTASDPYSTTYLNPYMEIMEANSNSYGTSVAVNGHFAYQVIEGLKLSVQPAINRSLSEGRSFSNSMISSGGDVTASRSMGNSTSWQITSLATYDKTFNMKHNLNAMLGSELYKSEYYGFSARGQKFFDEKVLWNNLGSATTQTISSSYSSEALASFFTRANYNYDSRYYVTASLRADGSSKFRGDNQFSYFPSGALSWVASNEEFLKDHTWIDHLKFRLSYGVTGSQAIGPYATVSSLGNSNWGWGAGDSKLPGVYLTDPANPNLKWEETTQWNLGVDANIFEKWSIGLDYFNKTTDGLLTNRVLPSYTGGGSTRINLGQMKNHGIDASITFTPFNHQDFSWRMTLNGSWLQNRVASLGDLGEYFIPSGDANYTGVQLETSPLIVQQGQPLGQLYGFKWLGLWKESEAEEAAKYNQKPGDNRYLDKNNDYSYSNEDKEVIGNFMPKFIWSYNSTINWKNFDFNLLVEGAHNRDMYNFNRMVAGTIVATSFSVTLREAADNMWTASNQETMWAPRSSSALEKPNSSKWVEEASWVKIRNLSIGYTIPKQLLCGHEIRVNASAQNLFTITGYSGLDPESQVNGAYSQDFFGGVEYGTYPQSRIYTIGLTYKF, encoded by the coding sequence ATGAACAGAGAAATAGAGAATCGAAACAATACTTTAACGGAATCACAGCAACAGCAGAAAAAAAACATAACAGGAATCATTGTTGATGCAGCTGGCGTACCCGTTATCGGAGCAAATATTATTGAAGTAGGAACAACCAATGGTACCGTTACCGATGCAGATGGCAAGTTTTCGCTAATGGTTGACAACAATGCCAGAATTCGAGTAACATACATTGGTTATGTGGAACAATTGATTGATACAAAATGGAAAAACAATTTTGAAATCAGACTATTGGAGGATACACAAGCATTAGAAGAGTTGGTGGTGATCGGCTACGGCACGGTAAAGAAAAAAGACTTGACCGGTTCCGTATCGTCAGTTTCACCCAGGGACTTCAGGGCCCAACCCGTTCAAGGGATTTCAGAAATGATAGCTGGTCGCGTTGCAGGCGTCATGGTGACTCAAACCAACGGCGATGCCAGCGCGTCGACCAAGATCCGTATCCGTGGAAGCAACTCGTTGAACGGGAGCAACGATCCGCTATACATTGTAGATGGTGTACCCATGGGTTCATACAGTCCAAGCGATGTAGAGTCTATAGAAGTATTGAAAGACGCCTCTGCCACAGCAATCTACGGTTCTAGAGGCGCTAACGGGGTTGTACTGATCACCACTAAACGTGGTAGTACTGGCGGTCCATATGCTGAAGTGGTAGCCAACACCTCATTTGCAACTTATCCAAAATTTTATGACCTGTTGGACGGCAAGGAGTTCGGTGTTTTTTACAACCAATATTTCGGAACAAACCTCGTCTTCCCCGAATATAATACAGATTGGCAAAAAGTGTTGACCCAAACCGGCATTCGTCAAAACTATCAGGCCAATATCTCGGGAGGTACCGACAAGATGAATTTCTATGTAGGAGGTAATTATATCCACAATCAAGGCACCATAAAGAACAACGATTCTGAAAATTATCGTCTTCGATCCAACTTCGACTTCAAACTTGGATCCAGGTTCTCAGGAAAGGTTGATCTGTCTGTCGGTCAAAGTCGTTCACACAACAGCAACGAGTTTACATCAAAAGGGCCGTTATTCTCGGCATTACAATGGTCTCCCTGCCTTCCCACAATTGATGAAAATGGTAATTATACTGCTAGTGACCCATATTCAACCACCTATCTGAATCCCTACATGGAGATCATGGAGGCAAACTCCAACAGTTACGGCACAAGCGTAGCCGTAAACGGACACTTCGCCTATCAAGTAATCGAAGGTTTGAAGCTCTCCGTTCAACCTGCAATAAACAGATCTCTTTCCGAGGGTCGCAGCTTCTCAAATTCCATGATCTCTTCGGGAGGCGATGTTACTGCCAGTCGTTCGATGGGAAACTCCACATCATGGCAGATAACCAGCCTGGCAACGTATGACAAGACTTTCAACATGAAGCACAACCTCAACGCAATGCTGGGTTCGGAACTCTACAAGAGCGAATATTACGGATTCTCTGCAAGAGGTCAAAAATTCTTCGACGAAAAGGTATTGTGGAACAATCTAGGAAGCGCCACAACACAAACAATCTCTTCCAGTTATTCCAGTGAAGCGTTGGCCTCCTTCTTCACCCGTGCCAACTATAACTACGACTCCAGATATTACGTAACAGCTTCTCTTCGTGCAGACGGCTCTTCGAAATTCCGGGGAGACAATCAGTTCTCTTACTTCCCGTCTGGAGCGCTGTCATGGGTAGCATCTAATGAAGAATTCTTAAAAGACCACACTTGGATCGATCACCTGAAATTTCGGCTAAGCTATGGAGTGACCGGTAGCCAGGCTATTGGACCCTACGCTACCGTATCCTCACTCGGAAATTCCAATTGGGGTTGGGGAGCCGGCGACAGCAAATTGCCAGGCGTTTATTTGACAGACCCTGCTAATCCAAATTTGAAATGGGAAGAGACAACTCAATGGAATCTGGGCGTGGATGCCAATATCTTTGAAAAATGGTCGATTGGTTTGGACTACTTTAATAAAACCACCGATGGTCTGTTAACGAACAGGGTGTTACCCAGTTATACCGGTGGAGGTTCTACCAGGATCAATCTGGGCCAGATGAAAAACCATGGTATAGATGCTTCCATTACATTTACTCCGTTCAACCACCAGGACTTCTCCTGGAGGATGACCTTGAACGGAAGCTGGTTGCAGAACAGGGTAGCATCGTTAGGAGATTTAGGTGAATACTTTATCCCGAGTGGTGACGCAAACTATACCGGTGTACAGCTGGAGACCTCTCCGTTGATCGTTCAGCAGGGACAACCTCTCGGACAACTCTACGGATTCAAATGGCTTGGTCTATGGAAGGAGTCGGAGGCGGAAGAGGCAGCAAAATACAACCAGAAACCGGGCGACAACCGCTACCTGGACAAAAACAACGACTATAGCTACTCCAATGAAGACAAGGAGGTGATTGGCAACTTCATGCCCAAATTCATCTGGTCATACAACTCCACCATCAATTGGAAAAATTTCGATTTCAACCTGCTGGTTGAAGGCGCTCACAATCGCGACATGTACAATTTCAACCGTATGGTTGCCGGAACGATTGTTGCCACCTCCTTCTCCGTTACTTTGAGAGAGGCTGCCGACAATATGTGGACAGCCAGCAACCAGGAGACAATGTGGGCTCCCCGCAGTTCGTCTGCTTTGGAAAAACCGAACTCTTCCAAATGGGTAGAAGAGGCCAGCTGGGTGAAAATCAGAAACCTGAGTATTGGATACACCATTCCTAAGCAGTTATTGTGTGGACACGAAATCAGAGTGAACGCTTCAGCCCAAAACCTGTTTACAATTACCGGCTATAGCGGGCTTGACCCCGAATCTCAAGTAAACGGTGCATATTCGCAGGACTTCTTCGGAGGTGTTGAATATGGTACTTATCCACAATCGAGAATTTACACTATAGGTCTGACTTATAAATTCTAA
- a CDS encoding Gfo/Idh/MocA family oxidoreductase, whose product MKRENNLTRRRFLKTSAVAGAAGMIGTGTTGFLSSCSSGKKDATTPLKEPGSYYVPELVDLASDGKELKAGVVGCGGRGSGAAINFLNAANGVTIVALGDVFEDKVNGLADKLKAEKNIDIPADRRFVGLDAYKQVIDSGIDILIDCTPPFFRAEHFKYAVEQGKHCFLEKPICVDSVGYRTVVAAAKQAQAKNLCVVTGTQRHHQRAYVESYKQIMNGLIGEITGGVVYWNQSMLWYRERQPGWSDFEFMVRDWVNWKWLSGDHIVEQHVHNIDVFTWFSGLKPVKAVAFGSRQRRVTGDQYDNFSVDFTMENGIHLHSMCRQIDGCANNVSEFIQGTKGSWTSQGGHVIRDLAGNVIWQYDGEAEKANFKQTDPYTLEHVNLINCIRKNTPIEQASETAISNLGAIMGREAAYTGQETTWDAIAAAQLDYTPADLNIGKMDMSRFTVPVPGNSKQ is encoded by the coding sequence ATGAAAAGAGAAAACAACTTGACTAGAAGGAGATTTCTTAAGACTTCGGCGGTGGCCGGAGCAGCAGGCATGATCGGTACCGGCACGACCGGTTTTCTAAGCTCATGCAGTAGTGGCAAGAAGGATGCGACAACCCCCCTGAAGGAACCGGGAAGCTACTATGTACCGGAACTGGTGGATCTGGCCTCCGACGGCAAGGAACTGAAAGCCGGCGTCGTGGGATGCGGAGGCAGGGGATCGGGTGCCGCCATCAACTTCCTGAATGCGGCCAACGGCGTTACGATCGTAGCCCTGGGCGATGTCTTTGAGGACAAGGTGAACGGCCTGGCCGACAAGCTGAAGGCTGAAAAGAACATCGACATTCCGGCCGACAGGCGGTTTGTGGGGCTGGATGCCTACAAGCAGGTGATCGACAGCGGGATCGACATCCTGATCGACTGTACGCCCCCCTTCTTCCGTGCAGAGCACTTCAAGTATGCTGTTGAGCAGGGCAAGCACTGCTTCCTGGAAAAACCGATCTGCGTCGACTCGGTCGGCTACCGCACGGTGGTGGCTGCCGCCAAGCAGGCCCAGGCCAAGAACCTCTGCGTGGTTACGGGGACACAGCGTCACCACCAGCGTGCCTATGTGGAGTCCTACAAGCAGATCATGAACGGCCTTATCGGCGAGATCACCGGCGGTGTCGTCTACTGGAACCAGAGCATGCTCTGGTACCGTGAACGCCAACCGGGATGGAGCGATTTCGAATTCATGGTCCGCGACTGGGTGAACTGGAAATGGCTTTCGGGCGACCATATCGTGGAGCAGCACGTGCACAACATCGACGTGTTCACCTGGTTCAGCGGTCTGAAGCCGGTGAAGGCGGTGGCCTTCGGTTCGCGCCAGCGCCGCGTAACGGGCGACCAGTACGACAACTTCAGCGTCGACTTCACCATGGAGAACGGCATACACCTGCACAGCATGTGCCGCCAGATCGACGGATGCGCCAACAACGTGAGCGAGTTCATCCAGGGGACGAAAGGATCATGGACCAGCCAGGGCGGACACGTGATCAGGGACCTGGCAGGCAACGTGATCTGGCAGTATGACGGCGAGGCGGAGAAGGCCAACTTCAAGCAGACCGACCCCTACACGCTGGAGCATGTGAACCTGATCAACTGTATCCGGAAGAATACCCCCATCGAGCAGGCCTCCGAAACGGCGATCTCCAACCTGGGCGCCATCATGGGACGCGAAGCAGCCTACACCGGCCAGGAGACAACCTGGGATGCCATCGCCGCCGCTCAGCTGGATTATACCCCGGCCGACCTGAACATCGGCAAGATGGACATGAGCCGATTTACTGTGCCTGTACCGGGAAACAGTAAACAGTAG
- a CDS encoding Gfo/Idh/MocA family protein, whose product MKQRKLKMGMIGGGSDAFIGAIHRRAAFMDNYIELVCGCFSVNPEISRSSGREYFLPDNRIYNSYHEMFEKEMQLPVDERMDFVTIVTPNKWHFEPAMMALERGFHVVIDKPMTFSLEEALKLKEKVEETGLVLALTHVYSGYPAIKEARARIANGELGRLRKVYVEYTQGWLSQRIELQGGNNAGWRTNPETTGKAGCMGDIGTHAWHLAEYVTGLKVQEVCADLQTYVEGRLVDDDGASLLRMEKGVTGVLMATQIATGEANNIRLRIYGDKGGLEWRQMDSNRLILRWGDKPSEELYMGNNEFLSDLAKWNTRTPAGHPEGFIEAFANIYRNFALTVMAKENGEEPDELISDFPTVYDGVRGMQFVEMMVQSAKDEETKWKRWIN is encoded by the coding sequence ATGAAACAACGAAAACTGAAAATGGGGATGATTGGCGGCGGAAGCGATGCATTTATCGGAGCTATCCACCGCAGGGCAGCCTTTATGGATAACTACATTGAGCTGGTTTGTGGCTGCTTTAGTGTCAATCCCGAAATCTCCAGAAGTTCCGGTAGGGAATATTTCCTGCCTGATAACCGGATTTACAACTCCTATCACGAGATGTTCGAAAAAGAGATGCAGCTGCCTGTCGATGAGCGGATGGATTTCGTAACCATCGTCACCCCGAACAAGTGGCACTTCGAACCCGCCATGATGGCCCTGGAAAGAGGATTTCACGTAGTGATCGACAAACCGATGACCTTCTCGCTGGAAGAGGCTCTCAAACTGAAGGAGAAAGTTGAAGAGACAGGTCTGGTCCTGGCCCTCACCCATGTCTACTCCGGATATCCGGCCATCAAGGAGGCACGGGCAAGGATTGCCAATGGAGAACTGGGGAGATTGCGCAAGGTCTATGTGGAATATACGCAGGGATGGCTATCCCAACGGATCGAACTGCAGGGGGGCAACAATGCCGGTTGGAGAACCAACCCCGAAACTACCGGCAAGGCAGGATGTATGGGCGACATTGGAACACATGCCTGGCACCTGGCTGAATATGTCACCGGATTGAAAGTACAGGAAGTGTGTGCTGACCTGCAAACATACGTGGAGGGACGCCTGGTGGATGATGACGGGGCCTCCTTGCTGCGGATGGAGAAGGGGGTTACTGGCGTACTGATGGCGACTCAGATTGCTACCGGTGAGGCTAACAATATCCGCCTGCGGATTTATGGCGACAAGGGTGGGCTGGAATGGCGACAGATGGATTCAAATCGACTGATCCTGAGATGGGGAGATAAACCATCCGAGGAGCTATACATGGGCAACAACGAATTTTTAAGCGATCTGGCCAAATGGAACACCCGAACACCAGCCGGTCACCCCGAAGGATTCATCGAAGCGTTTGCCAATATCTACCGCAACTTTGCACTGACAGTCATGGCAAAGGAGAACGGCGAAGAGCCGGATGAACTGATTTCCGACTTTCCTACAGTCTATGACGGGGTCAGGGGAATGCAATTTGTCGAGATGATGGTACAATCGGCAAAAGATGAAGAGACGAAATGGAAGAGATGGATTAATTAA